The Oceanispirochaeta sp. M1 sequence AAGAAGGGGAGTGCTGAGGAGTGCGGAAATCAGGGTGTGAATTTTCAGTTTTTTCAATTCCCCGGCTTTTTCTTTTTCCTGATCGCTATCATCTTCATCCTGAGGGAGGCTGGCAGCGTAACCGGCGTCAACCACACTCTTGATGATCTCTTCTATATCTGTTTTTGAAGGATCATAGCTCACGGTTGCTTTTTCTGTAGCCAGATTCACGGCCGCCATATCGATGCCTTCGGTTTTTTTAATTCCTTTTTCAACATGGGCCACGCAGGAAGCACAGGTCATACCCTTTATATTTAGCTGTATTATTTCCATTTTCATGTCCTTTCAGGGATCATTTTGTCATTTTTCCTATGGTCGCAAGTAGCTCATCCACAGCTTCCAATTCTCCAGCCTGAATCTGATGTACAATACAGCCCTTCATGTGGGCTTCCAGAAGAGCCTTCTTTACTCCGCCAATTGCAGATTCCACACTCATGAACTGATGAAGAATATCGTCACAGTACACGTCTTCTTCTATCATCCGGCTGATTCCTCTGATCTGTCCCTCGATTCTTTTCATCCGGTTGACCATGTTCTGTTTGGTCTCATAGGGATGATGGGCCTTTCTTATCTCTTTTGATGGCATATATAGGATACCCCCCTATGGTATATATAAAGTAATAGTAGTAATGTTGTCAAGTATTGATTCCAGGATATATATGTATCT is a genomic window containing:
- a CDS encoding metal-sensitive transcriptional regulator, which produces MPSKEIRKAHHPYETKQNMVNRMKRIEGQIRGISRMIEEDVYCDDILHQFMSVESAIGGVKKALLEAHMKGCIVHQIQAGELEAVDELLATIGKMTK